The following proteins come from a genomic window of Deltaproteobacteria bacterium:
- a CDS encoding phospho-N-acetylmuramoyl-pentapeptide-transferase produces MLYYLIYPLATVFPGFNVFRYITFRAAMASLLSLLISFLLGPWLIRRLTEKQIGQQIRDDGPATHAVKAGTPTMGGVLIIIALAISTLMLADIGNRYVMLALLATIGAGAVGFADDYLKLTRKNSKGLPPRAKLLGQLLVAFAVAVALYYQPRFSTEIAFPFIKTLRIDLGVLYIPFAMLVIVGASNAVNLTDGLDGLAIGPVMVAAGTYAVVAYVTGHLKLAEYLQIPYVAGVGELSVFCAAVVAAGLGFLWYNAYPAQMFMGDVGSLALGAALGVVAVMTKNEILLIIVGGVFVMEALSVIFQVVSYKLRRKRVFLMAPIHHHYELKGWKEPQIIVRFWIISFICAVIGLSTLKLR; encoded by the coding sequence TTGCTTTACTATCTAATATATCCGTTGGCGACGGTTTTTCCCGGCTTTAATGTCTTTCGCTATATTACGTTTCGCGCCGCTATGGCATCGCTGTTGTCGTTGTTGATCTCATTTTTACTCGGTCCCTGGCTGATTCGCAGGTTGACGGAGAAACAGATCGGCCAGCAAATCCGCGACGACGGGCCGGCTACCCACGCGGTCAAAGCGGGCACGCCGACCATGGGCGGCGTGTTGATCATCATCGCTTTGGCGATCTCGACTTTGATGCTGGCCGATATTGGCAATCGCTACGTGATGCTGGCGCTGCTCGCCACCATCGGCGCCGGCGCGGTGGGCTTCGCCGACGACTATTTGAAGCTGACGCGGAAAAACAGCAAAGGTCTGCCGCCGCGGGCCAAGCTGTTGGGCCAATTGCTGGTCGCCTTTGCCGTTGCCGTGGCGCTTTACTATCAGCCGAGATTTAGCACCGAGATCGCCTTTCCATTTATTAAAACCCTGCGCATCGATCTCGGCGTTTTGTACATTCCGTTCGCCATGTTGGTGATCGTCGGCGCTTCCAACGCCGTCAATCTTACCGACGGTTTGGACGGCTTGGCCATCGGCCCAGTGATGGTCGCCGCCGGCACCTATGCGGTGGTCGCCTACGTCACCGGACATTTGAAGCTCGCCGAGTATTTGCAGATTCCCTACGTCGCCGGCGTCGGCGAGTTGAGCGTTTTCTGCGCCGCCGTGGTGGCCGCCGGCTTGGGCTTTCTTTGGTACAACGCGTATCCGGCGCAAATGTTCATGGGCGATGTCGGCTCTTTAGCGCTGGGCGCTGCCCTCGGCGTGGTCGCGGTGATGACCAAGAACGAAATTCTCTTGATTATCGTCGGCGGCGTGTTCGTCATGGAAGCGCTGTCGGTGATTTTCCAAGTGGTTTCCTACAAGCTCAGGCGCAAACGGGTATTTCTGATGGCGCCGATTCATCATCATTATGAACTCAAAGGCTGGAAGGAGCCGCAGATCATCGTGCGCTTTTGGATTATCTCTTTCATCTGCGCGGTGATCGGCTTGAGCACCTTGAAGCTCAGATAA
- the ftsW gene encoding putative lipid II flippase FtsW codes for MRDGLAIDKWMLCAVAVLLALGLTMVLSTSYLYSQERYADGTYFFRKQMIAMGVGAILLVICSMLPSEFYRRMAYPLLGLTLLILIAVLIPGIGSHRGGARRWIMLPGFAFQPSELAKLAMVFYLAHSMAKKEQQIQTFSVGVLPHLIVCGIFAGVLLLEPDFGSVLILTMLLYFMLFIGGARLKHLLATGLMALPVLIYVMTKAEYRLRRLMSFLDPWADASGSGFHVVQSLIAFGSGQIGGRGLGESRQKLFYLPEAHTDFIYSVIGEELGLLGAIAVLALFGLIIWRGLQLTAKIEEPFEQYLAFGLTVLLGLQALIHMGVVMGLMPTKGLVLPFISYGGSAMVLNLVEAGILLGLSRRRL; via the coding sequence ATGAGAGACGGTCTAGCCATCGATAAATGGATGCTCTGCGCGGTCGCCGTGCTGTTGGCCCTGGGCCTCACCATGGTACTGAGCACCAGTTATCTCTATTCCCAGGAGCGTTACGCCGACGGCACTTATTTTTTCCGCAAACAAATGATCGCCATGGGCGTTGGCGCGATTTTGCTGGTGATCTGTTCCATGTTGCCGTCGGAATTTTACCGGCGCATGGCCTATCCGCTGCTCGGCTTGACGCTGCTGATTCTGATCGCGGTATTGATTCCCGGCATCGGCTCTCACCGCGGCGGCGCGCGGCGCTGGATCATGCTGCCGGGTTTCGCCTTTCAGCCCTCGGAATTGGCCAAGTTGGCGATGGTTTTCTATCTCGCTCATTCGATGGCGAAAAAAGAACAGCAGATTCAGACCTTCTCCGTGGGCGTGCTGCCGCACTTGATCGTCTGCGGGATTTTCGCCGGCGTGCTGCTGCTCGAACCGGACTTCGGCAGCGTGCTGATCTTGACCATGCTGCTCTATTTTATGCTCTTCATCGGCGGCGCGCGGCTGAAGCACTTGCTAGCCACTGGCCTGATGGCGCTGCCGGTGTTGATCTATGTCATGACCAAGGCGGAGTACCGTCTGCGCCGGCTGATGAGTTTTCTCGACCCTTGGGCCGACGCGTCGGGCAGCGGCTTTCACGTCGTGCAATCGCTGATCGCTTTCGGTTCGGGGCAAATCGGCGGCCGGGGATTGGGCGAGAGCCGGCAAAAACTTTTTTATCTGCCCGAGGCCCATACCGATTTTATTTACTCGGTGATCGGCGAAGAGCTTGGATTGCTCGGGGCGATTGCGGTTTTGGCTTTGTTCGGCTTGATCATTTGGCGCGGCCTTCAGCTCACCGCCAAGATCGAAGAGCCCTTCGAACAATATTTGGCGTTCGGCCTCACCGTGCTGCTCGGTCTGCAGGCGTTGATTCACATGGGCGTGGTCATGGGATTGATGCCGACCAAGGGATTGGTTTTGCCGTTCATCAGCTACGGCGGTTCGGCGATGGTACTCAACTTGGTGGAGGCGGGCATCTTGCTCGGTCTCTCGCGCCGGAGACTGTAG
- the murD gene encoding UDP-N-acetylmuramoyl-L-alanine--D-glutamate ligase — translation MDLRGKKFLLIGLARTGRECARFLAEREARVSVSDVRSAEELNAEVAALAGLAIDYHFGAEATAQLDGVDYVVPSPGVPMSHLLLQTAQARRISVLSEIELAGNFFHSPLVAITGTNGKSTTTTLIGKMLQADGQKTFLGGNLGAPFIGAVNHDWDWGVVEISSFQLEWVESFRPRIALLLNLTEDHLDRYTGFAEYCRAKARIFAAQQPDDVAILNRDDPLVWQLRDQMKARVISFGFGAVDSGVFATANEIIWRDGGGEERFSLAGAKIHGVHNVENIMAAIAAAKIAGVSRRAIMQTLEEFPGLEHRLEFVREKDGVRYYNDSKGTNVGAVVKSLASFSAPVILLAGGVDKGGEYAPLEAIVKQKVRRLVLFGAAKQTIANALGKLTTTVLVDDIGAALRDAAAHGQPGDVVLLSPACSSFDQFHNYAERGKVFKKLVQGL, via the coding sequence ATGGATCTCAGGGGGAAAAAGTTTTTGCTCATCGGTCTGGCGCGCACCGGCCGGGAGTGCGCCCGTTTTCTCGCCGAGCGGGAGGCCCGCGTGTCGGTTAGCGATGTGCGCAGCGCCGAAGAATTAAACGCGGAAGTGGCGGCCCTGGCCGGCTTGGCGATCGATTATCATTTCGGCGCTGAAGCGACCGCTCAGCTCGATGGCGTGGACTACGTCGTGCCGAGCCCCGGCGTGCCGATGAGCCATTTGCTTTTGCAAACCGCCCAGGCGCGACGGATTTCGGTGTTGAGCGAGATTGAACTGGCGGGCAATTTTTTTCACTCCCCGCTGGTGGCGATCACCGGCACCAACGGCAAGAGTACGACGACGACTTTGATCGGCAAGATGCTCCAAGCCGACGGCCAGAAAACCTTTCTCGGTGGCAATCTGGGCGCGCCATTTATCGGCGCGGTGAATCATGACTGGGATTGGGGCGTGGTGGAGATCAGCAGCTTTCAATTGGAATGGGTCGAAAGCTTTCGTCCGCGCATCGCCTTGCTGCTCAATTTGACCGAGGACCATTTGGATCGTTACACCGGCTTCGCGGAATACTGCCGCGCCAAGGCGCGCATCTTCGCGGCCCAGCAACCGGACGACGTGGCGATTCTCAACCGCGACGATCCTTTGGTGTGGCAGCTTCGAGATCAAATGAAAGCGCGGGTGATATCTTTCGGTTTCGGCGCCGTCGACAGCGGCGTGTTCGCCACGGCGAATGAAATTATTTGGCGCGACGGCGGCGGCGAAGAGAGGTTTTCGCTCGCCGGCGCAAAAATCCATGGCGTGCACAACGTAGAAAATATCATGGCCGCCATCGCGGCCGCAAAAATTGCTGGTGTTTCGCGCCGAGCGATTATGCAAACGCTCGAAGAATTCCCCGGCCTCGAACACCGTCTTGAGTTCGTGCGCGAAAAAGACGGCGTTCGCTACTACAACGATTCCAAAGGCACCAACGTCGGCGCGGTGGTGAAATCCTTGGCGAGTTTTTCCGCGCCGGTGATTTTACTCGCCGGCGGCGTCGATAAAGGCGGCGAGTACGCGCCCCTCGAAGCGATCGTCAAACAAAAAGTGCGTCGCTTGGTTCTGTTCGGCGCGGCGAAACAGACCATCGCCAATGCTTTGGGCAAGCTGACGACGACCGTATTGGTCGACGACATCGGCGCCGCGCTACGCGACGCCGCGGCCCATGGCCAACCGGGCGATGTCGTGTTGTTGTCGCCGGCCTGTTCGAGCTTCGATCAATTTCACAACTACGCCGAGCGCGGCAAGGTTTTTAAAAAATTGGTGCAAGGATTATGA